One genomic segment of Chloroflexota bacterium includes these proteins:
- the scpB gene encoding SMC-Scp complex subunit ScpB codes for MPTLPLPALVESLLFVADGPTQISQLAAALEVQPRQIEDALAELESSYASRGLSLQRAKDRVQLTTAPTVAAEVERFLGLESAQHLSKPSLETLAIVAYQQPVTRPQLESIRGVNCDGVIKSLLSKGLIEEVGRTEGPGRPILYGTTSTFLQHFGLSSLNQLPPLNVDTTLEPAPADSGEAVPVSEAEPSPQPVVNLTATGDDGQVL; via the coding sequence ATGCCCACTTTGCCGCTCCCGGCCCTGGTGGAGAGTCTGCTCTTTGTCGCCGACGGCCCAACGCAGATTTCTCAACTGGCCGCCGCACTTGAAGTTCAACCGCGCCAGATCGAGGACGCCCTGGCCGAACTTGAATCCTCCTATGCCTCGCGCGGCCTCAGCCTGCAACGCGCAAAGGATCGGGTGCAGTTGACGACCGCCCCGACGGTGGCGGCTGAAGTCGAGCGCTTTCTCGGTTTGGAGTCGGCGCAACATTTGAGCAAGCCTTCTTTGGAGACGCTCGCCATCGTGGCTTATCAGCAGCCTGTCACCCGCCCGCAACTCGAATCGATTCGCGGCGTGAATTGCGACGGCGTCATCAAGTCTCTGCTGAGCAAGGGGCTGATTGAAGAAGTGGGCCGCACCGAGGGGCCGGGCCGCCCGATTCTTTACGGCACGACCTCGACCTTCCTGCAACATTTTGGACTGTCGTCGCTCAACCAACTGCCGCCGCTGAACGTGGATACGACGCTCGAACCCGCCCCCGCCGACTCCGGGGAAGCCGTCCCCGTGTCTGAAGCCGAGCCTTCACCCCAGCCAGTTGTCAACTTAACCGCGACGGGCGATGACGGGCAAGTGCTATAA
- a CDS encoding LmeA family phospholipid-binding protein: protein MKNKRLVISVVLIVILSAALACGGPLAVGGPTPEYPTVAVSTESAQSLTDKFESLKASTGEVTVSITESELTSFIAEKLAAQPDSALSNPQVYLRDGKIKLYATVTTSSFTANALIVVNVTLVDGQMAATIEKADFGPVPVPSDLLSSLTSTINDNLLALADKLPSDVRLKSIAIADGNLTLTADVK from the coding sequence ATGAAAAACAAGAGATTAGTAATTTCAGTAGTGCTGATCGTGATCTTAAGTGCGGCCCTGGCCTGCGGCGGCCCGCTGGCCGTTGGCGGCCCCACCCCGGAATATCCCACCGTGGCCGTTTCCACCGAATCGGCGCAATCCCTGACCGATAAATTTGAGTCGCTCAAGGCCTCTACCGGCGAAGTGACGGTGTCCATCACCGAGAGCGAGCTGACGTCATTCATTGCCGAGAAGCTCGCCGCCCAGCCCGACTCGGCGCTGTCGAACCCGCAAGTTTATCTTCGCGACGGCAAGATCAAGTTGTATGCCACCGTGACCACCAGCAGTTTCACGGCCAATGCGCTCATTGTCGTAAACGTCACCCTCGTTGACGGCCAGATGGCGGCCACGATTGAAAAAGCCGACTTCGGCCCGGTTCCGGTGCCGAGCGATCTGCTGTCGTCGCTCACGTCCACCATCAACGACAACCTGCTGGCGCTGGCCGACAAACTGCCGTCGGACGTGCGCTTGAAGAGCATTGCCATTGCCGACGGCAACTTGACGTTGACGGCAGATGTGAAATGA
- a CDS encoding ROK family protein yields MNTYIAVDLGGTNIRAARYTPSGVLLARAKRPTHAPDSDETLLDRVVATITEVLPGEADQANGVVVKAISIGAPGPLNPHTGLVLRAPNLPGWVDFPLRQEIESHFHLPTEIGNDANLAAMAEWKFGAGRGYNDILYLTISTGIGGGVISGGRLITGVNGLATELGHVVVAPDGPVCGCGQRGHLEALAAGPAIALTARTRLRNGEVKTRLLDYVDGDVETVTAQHIGEAALSGDAFAISLLTEAGTYVGRAIADYLHVFNPSIVILGGGVASNVGNLLVEPAWKAVCERAMSDIYYKECNIVLAMLADDVGLLGALALAVETHPE; encoded by the coding sequence ATGAACACTTACATTGCTGTTGATCTGGGCGGCACGAATATCCGCGCGGCGCGTTATACGCCGAGTGGCGTTCTGTTGGCTCGCGCCAAACGGCCCACCCATGCGCCGGACTCAGACGAGACTTTGCTGGATCGCGTCGTCGCCACCATCACCGAAGTGCTGCCGGGCGAGGCCGATCAAGCCAATGGCGTGGTCGTGAAAGCCATCAGCATCGGCGCGCCCGGCCCGCTCAACCCGCACACCGGCCTTGTTTTGCGCGCCCCCAACCTGCCCGGCTGGGTGGATTTTCCGCTCCGTCAGGAAATCGAATCCCACTTTCACCTCCCGACGGAAATTGGCAACGACGCCAACCTGGCGGCGATGGCTGAGTGGAAGTTTGGCGCGGGCCGGGGCTACAACGATATTTTGTATCTCACCATCAGCACCGGCATCGGCGGCGGGGTGATTTCGGGCGGGCGGCTGATCACGGGCGTCAACGGCCTGGCGACAGAACTCGGCCACGTGGTCGTGGCTCCCGACGGCCCGGTATGTGGCTGTGGTCAACGGGGACACCTGGAAGCGCTGGCCGCCGGGCCGGCCATTGCCCTGACCGCCCGCACTCGTTTGCGAAATGGCGAAGTGAAGACCCGGCTTCTGGATTATGTGGACGGCGATGTCGAAACGGTGACGGCCCAACACATCGGCGAAGCGGCTCTCAGCGGCGACGCATTTGCCATTAGCCTGCTTACCGAGGCTGGCACTTATGTCGGGCGGGCCATCGCCGATTACTTGCACGTCTTCAACCCGTCCATCGTCATTTTGGGCGGCGGCGTGGCCAGCAACGTGGGCAACCTGCTGGTGGAACCCGCCTGGAAGGCCGTTTGCGAACGGGCCATGAGCGACATTTACTACAAAGAGTGCAACATTGTTCTGGCGATGCTGGCCGACGATGTGGGCTTGCTCGGCGCGCTGGCGCTGGCGGTTGAAACTCACCCGGAATAA
- a CDS encoding acetyl ornithine aminotransferase family protein translates to MTVNKLNVPGPKAQELLKRDAATISPSYPRDYPFVMSHGKGTQVWDVDGNRYLDFAAGIAVCSTGHSHPDVVKAIQEQAEKFIHISSDFYHEKWVELGEKLDEIAPFKEDSLCFMTNSGAESVEAAIKLARFHTGRPRFIGFHGGFHGRTYGALAFTASKATQRRGFNLAMPGVTHVPFPNTYRPRLQFDPNKGDYGDAVIEYLENVIFIYECPPEDIAAILVEPIQGEGGYVIPPNSFFPRLRALCDKYGILLIVDEVQSGMGRTGKWWAIQHWGVEPDMVCSAKGIASGMPLGAMIARKSVMNWPPGAHGNTYGGNPLSCAAALETIRLLENGFIANAAEVGEYTIEALEEIAARHPSIGEVRGKGLMIGVEFVKDRATKDRAPDVRDMMIHSAFEHGLLLLGCGRNTVRVTPPLNVSKAEIDEGLEIFEAALTEAEKKIL, encoded by the coding sequence ATGACGGTCAACAAACTTAACGTACCCGGCCCTAAGGCTCAGGAACTTCTCAAGCGCGATGCCGCTACCATTTCACCTTCCTATCCTCGTGATTATCCCTTCGTCATGTCGCACGGCAAAGGAACCCAGGTTTGGGACGTGGACGGCAACCGCTACCTCGACTTTGCCGCCGGCATTGCCGTGTGCTCCACCGGCCATAGCCACCCGGACGTGGTGAAAGCGATTCAGGAGCAGGCTGAAAAATTCATCCATATCTCGTCGGACTTTTATCACGAAAAATGGGTGGAGCTTGGCGAGAAGCTGGACGAGATCGCCCCGTTCAAAGAAGACTCGCTGTGCTTCATGACCAACTCCGGGGCCGAGTCGGTGGAAGCGGCCATCAAGCTGGCCCGTTTCCACACGGGCCGCCCCCGGTTCATCGGCTTTCACGGCGGCTTCCACGGGCGCACTTATGGCGCGCTGGCCTTCACCGCCTCCAAAGCCACTCAACGGCGCGGCTTCAACCTGGCGATGCCGGGTGTGACTCACGTGCCGTTTCCCAACACTTACCGGCCTCGTTTGCAGTTTGATCCCAACAAGGGCGATTACGGCGACGCTGTGATCGAGTATCTGGAAAATGTGATCTTCATCTACGAATGCCCGCCGGAAGATATAGCCGCCATTTTGGTAGAGCCGATTCAGGGCGAGGGCGGCTACGTCATCCCGCCCAACTCGTTCTTCCCTCGCCTGCGAGCCTTGTGCGACAAATACGGCATCCTGCTCATCGTAGACGAAGTGCAGAGCGGGATGGGCCGCACCGGCAAGTGGTGGGCCATTCAACACTGGGGCGTGGAGCCAGACATGGTGTGCTCGGCCAAAGGCATCGCCAGCGGCATGCCGCTGGGGGCGATGATCGCCCGCAAGAGTGTGATGAACTGGCCGCCCGGCGCGCACGGCAACACCTACGGCGGCAACCCGCTCTCGTGCGCCGCCGCCCTCGAAACTATCCGCCTGCTGGAGAACGGCTTCATCGCCAACGCCGCCGAAGTGGGTGAATACACCATCGAAGCTCTCGAAGAGATTGCGGCCCGCCACCCCAGCATTGGCGAAGTGCGGGGCAAAGGGTTGATGATCGGCGTGGAGTTTGTGAAGGACAGGGCCACCAAAGACCGCGCCCCGGATGTTCGCGACATGATGATTCACTCGGCGTTTGAGCATGGCCTGCTGTTGTTAGGCTGTGGCCGCAACACCGTGCGCGTCACCCCGCCGCTCAACGTGAGCAAGGCCGAGATTGACGAGGGGCTGGAGATTTTTGAGGCGGCGCTGACGGAGGCGGAGAAGAAAATTTTGTAA